A window of Microbacterium lushaniae genomic DNA:
GGCACCGGCATCCTGCCGCGGCACTGGGACGTGCTGCTCGAGCGCAACATCCCGGTGGCGCCGACGCTGCTGATCAACGACGCCATCGCCGAGCGCCGCATCCCCGTCAGCGACGAGGCGGCCGAGAAGGGGCGCGCCGTCGTCGCCGAGCGCGACGAGAACTTCGTCGGCGCCGCCGCAGCGGGCATCCGCTTCGTCCTCGGCACCGATGCGAACGGCGTGTTCGTCGCGTTCGGAGACCAGCTCGAGGAGCTGCGGCTCATGAAGCGTGCGTTCAGCTGGAGCTCCGAACGGACGCTGCGCGCCGGGACCTCCGACGCCGCCGACGCCATCCGCCTCACGACGAAGGTCGGGCGCCTCGCGCCGGGCCTCGGCGCCGACTTCGTCGTCGTGCGCGGCAAGCCATGGCGGGACATCGACGACCTCACCGCCGAGAACATCGTCGCCGTGGTCGCCCGCGGCCGGCTCGTCGCCGGAGCACTCCCCTCCTGATCCGCCCCTGCACCACTCCACCCCCATGAAGGAGCACACCGTGATCCGCACACGTGATTCCCGGATGCGGCGCCTCGCCGTACCGCTCGCCGCCGTCGCCGCGATCGTCTCACTCGCCGGCTGCGCCGGCGGCGCGGACACCGCAGCGACCCCGAACACCGACATCGATCAGGACGTCGTATTCGCGCTCAAGGAGGACATCGTCTGCGTCGACCCGCAGCAGACGTCCGTGACGACGGCGCTCATCGTCGGACGGCAGCTCACGGACTCGCTGCTGGATCAGAACCCCGACACCGGTGAGATCGTCCCATGGCTGGCTGAAAGCTGGGACGTGAGCGATGACCTGACGGCGTACACGTTCACCCTGCGCGAGGACGTCACATTCAGCGACGGCACCCCCCTGACGTCGCAGACGGTCGCCGCGAACTTCGACGCCGTCGCAGGGCTGGGTGGTGCAGCATCCCTCGCGAGCGGCTACCTCTCGGGATACGCGGGCACCGAGATCACCAGCGACACGGAGTTCACCGTGAACTTCTCCGCGCCCAACGTGCAGTTCCAGCAGGGCGCGACCACGATGTCACTCGGCATCGTGTCCGAGGCGACCGCGGCCGCCACCGCCGAGGAGCGCTGCCAGAGTATCGTCGGTACCGGCCCCTTCGTCCTCGAGTCGTACGTGCCGAACGACTCCGTCGAGATCGTCGCCCGCGAGGGTTACGGATGGGCGTCCGAACTGCGCGAGCACGACGGCGACCCGCACCTGAGTTCCGTCAGCTTCCCGATCATCGCGGAGGCCAGCGTCCGCACGGGCGGTCTGGAGTCGGGCGAGTACGACATCATCCAGGATCTGCCGTACGTGGACGAGGCCCGTTTCACGGGCGACGCCTTCCACCTGTACGCCAAGCCGAACCCCGGAGTGCCGAACTCGTTCATCGTGAACACCACGCGAGGCGTCCTCGGTGACGAAGCGGTCCGGCAGGCCATCAGCAAGAGCCTCGACCGCGAGCAGATCAACGTCATCACCGGCTCGGTCAGCGGTGCAGCGCCCACGAGTGTCCTGACCTCGTCCACCCCCGGCTACGCCGACCTGGGCGACACCCTCGCCTTCGACCCCGAGGGCGCCGCGGAGCTGCTGGAGGACTCCGGCTGGACCCGTGACGGCGACGGCATCTACGAGAAGGACGGTCAGCCCCTCACTGTCACCGTCACCGCCTTCTACGCGCAGGATGTGCTCGAAGCGGCTCAGATCCAGCTCGCCGACGCCGGCATCGACCTGCGGATCAAGATGGTCTCCACGGGCGACTTCTTCGGCGCCATCGCCTCCGGCGACTACGACATGCTGGGCGCGGGCCTGACCCGCACCGACCCCGACGCGCTGCGGACCCTGCTGTCGACGTCGTCGGTCGCCCGGTGGGCGATCGTGGACGACGCCGAACTGGAGGGGCTGCTGCAGGAGCAGGCGCAGACGTCGGACGTGGAGGCGCGGCAGGAGCTGGTGGCGGAGATCCAGCAGCTCGTCGCGGAGCGCGCGTACGTCATGCCGACGCTGGAGACCGTGCAGCTGCACGCCTCCCGCGCCGGCGTGGAGGGCGTCACCTTCGACTCGGCCGCGCGCGTGCACCTGTACGACGCGATGGTCGTCGCCGACTGATGAGAGGGCAGCGCGTGGATGCGGCGGCGAGCTCCTCGACCGCCCGTTCGGTCGCACGGTTCCTGCTCCCGAAGATCGCCCAGTGCGTCTTCGTGGTGTGGGCGACGTACACCGTCGCGTTCCTGCTCATCCACGCGCTGCCCGGCGACCCCGTCCTTGCCGCCCTCGCGGTCAAGGGCGGGGACGCCACCACGACCGATCCCGAAGCGCTCGAGGCGCTGCGCGCCCGATACGGGATGGACGGACCGGTGTGGCAGCAGTACATCGTCAACTTCCTCGCCCTGTTCCGCGGTGACCTGGGTGTCTCGATCGCCACGGGGCAGCCGGTGGCCGACATGATCGGACGCGCCTTCCCGCATACCGCCGCCGTCGCCGGTTTCGCTCTCCTGGTCGGTTTCGTCGGTGCGCTGCTGTTCACGGTGTGGGCCTACATCGCCCGCCCGGCGTGGGTGCGCAACGCCGTCACCCAGATCCCGCCGCTGGGAATCGCGATCCCCGCGTTCCTCAGTGGCCTCGTCCTGATCACCGTCTTCTCCTTCGGGCTGGGCTGGTTCCCCGCATCCGGCACCTCCGGCTTCGTCAGCATCGTGCTGCCGGGGATCACGCTCGCCCTGCCCACCGGCGCGATCTTCTTCCAGGTCTTCTCCGCCGCCGTCTTCGACGCGGGATCGAGCCCGTTCGTGTTCACCGCCAACGCGAAGGGCCTCGCCCAGCGCACCGTCGTCGTCCGCCACGTCCTGCGCAACGCCCTCCTGCCCTCCATCACGATCATCGGTCTGCAGATCGGCTACCTCGCCGGCGGCACCGCCGTCGTGGAGACCGTGTTCTCCCGCGACGGCATCGGCCGCCTCACAGTGGATGCCGTGCTCGCCCGCGACATCAACGTCGTGATGGGGGTCGTCGTCGTCGTCGCCGTGGTCTACGCCGTCGTCACCCTCGTCGTCGACGGCCTGTACGGCGTGATCGATCCCCGCACGAGAACCCGCCTCACCGGTGGGAAGGCGGTGAAGGCGTGAACATCCTGCGCAAACCCGGCCTGATCCTGTCAGTCCTCATGCTCGCTGCGACGGTCGTCGCGATGATCGCACCGCAGCTGATCGCGCCGTACGACCCGTTCGACTCGGTCGGCTCCCTGCGACTGGCTCCGCCCAGCGCGGAGCACCTCTTCGGCACCGACCACCTCGCGCGCGACGTCTTCTCGCGGGTCGTCTACGGTGCACAGCTGTCCCTCTCGGCGGCGGGGCTCGCCGTGCTGGGCGGCGTCGTCGTCGGGTCGATCGTGGGGCTCGTATGCGGCTACCTCGGCGGGGTCGTGGATGCGATCGCGATGCGCTTCGTCGACGTCCTCATCGCGATCCCCGGCATCCTGCTGGCCCTCATCGTCGTCGCCACCCTCGGCTTCGGTCCGCTCTCGATCGCGTTGGGTGTGGGGCTCGGTACGGCGGGCTCGTTCGCCCGGGTCATGCGTTCGGCGGTGCTGCGCGTGCGCGGTGAGG
This region includes:
- a CDS encoding ABC transporter substrate-binding protein, with amino-acid sequence MIRTRDSRMRRLAVPLAAVAAIVSLAGCAGGADTAATPNTDIDQDVVFALKEDIVCVDPQQTSVTTALIVGRQLTDSLLDQNPDTGEIVPWLAESWDVSDDLTAYTFTLREDVTFSDGTPLTSQTVAANFDAVAGLGGAASLASGYLSGYAGTEITSDTEFTVNFSAPNVQFQQGATTMSLGIVSEATAAATAEERCQSIVGTGPFVLESYVPNDSVEIVAREGYGWASELREHDGDPHLSSVSFPIIAEASVRTGGLESGEYDIIQDLPYVDEARFTGDAFHLYAKPNPGVPNSFIVNTTRGVLGDEAVRQAISKSLDREQINVITGSVSGAAPTSVLTSSTPGYADLGDTLAFDPEGAAELLEDSGWTRDGDGIYEKDGQPLTVTVTAFYAQDVLEAAQIQLADAGIDLRIKMVSTGDFFGAIASGDYDMLGAGLTRTDPDALRTLLSTSSVARWAIVDDAELEGLLQEQAQTSDVEARQELVAEIQQLVAERAYVMPTLETVQLHASRAGVEGVTFDSAARVHLYDAMVVAD
- a CDS encoding ABC transporter permease — its product is MRGQRVDAAASSSTARSVARFLLPKIAQCVFVVWATYTVAFLLIHALPGDPVLAALAVKGGDATTTDPEALEALRARYGMDGPVWQQYIVNFLALFRGDLGVSIATGQPVADMIGRAFPHTAAVAGFALLVGFVGALLFTVWAYIARPAWVRNAVTQIPPLGIAIPAFLSGLVLITVFSFGLGWFPASGTSGFVSIVLPGITLALPTGAIFFQVFSAAVFDAGSSPFVFTANAKGLAQRTVVVRHVLRNALLPSITIIGLQIGYLAGGTAVVETVFSRDGIGRLTVDAVLARDINVVMGVVVVVAVVYAVVTLVVDGLYGVIDPRTRTRLTGGKAVKA
- a CDS encoding ABC transporter permease; amino-acid sequence: MNILRKPGLILSVLMLAATVVAMIAPQLIAPYDPFDSVGSLRLAPPSAEHLFGTDHLARDVFSRVVYGAQLSLSAAGLAVLGGVVVGSIVGLVCGYLGGVVDAIAMRFVDVLIAIPGILLALIVVATLGFGPLSIALGVGLGTAGSFARVMRSAVLRVRGEEYVEAARTLGARGPAVLFGHVLPNAARPVVAMAALELAVAILSVSALSFLGFGAQPPAPEWGALVSAGRDFVATAPWLSLLPGVVILAVVLSVNRVSRFLGGDR